The DNA window CGCTGGCCTGCGGGTCCCGCTCCGGCTGGCCCAGGTCGTCGTGCACGATCCGCATGGAGACGGCCATGCTGGTGCCGATGATCGCCCTGCGGGCGGCCTCGGAGAGGGTGCCCCCGTAGACCGCGGCGAGCTCCTGCAACGCGACGTCCCAGAGTTTCTCGCTGTCGACCAGGGTGCCGTCCATGTCGAAGAGCACGGCGGCGGGATGGGTGCTGCTCAGCGGGGGCCTCCTCGGGTGCGGGTACCCACCGATCCTCTCAGCCGCGCCCCGCCGGCCGGTCACCGTCCCCGGCGGGGGTGACCTGCGGCATCAGCCGAGGTCGCAGGCGTCCAGGGAGTTCTCGTAGCCGCGGAAGAACGACTCGCTGCGCTGCTCGGCGGTGCCGTGCGAGCCCTCGGCGAACCAGGGCTGGTCCGGGTCGTCGCCGACCGCCAGCAGCCCCTCCCGGAACTCGTCCAGGTCGCCCTCGGCCAGGGTCAGCGCCCCCGAGCGCACGTTGTCACCGATGTACGCCCCGGCCATGCAGTCGGCCTGCAACTCCTGCTGGATGGTGAAGTTGTAGCGGATGCCGAGGCGGACCTGGACGCCGTGGGCGTACTCGTGGCCGAGCAGGTAGAACAGGAAGGCGTCACCGACCTGCCGGAACGCACCCACCGACCAGTTCACGTCGTAGGCGATGAAGTCGCCGGCCGAGCAGTAGACGGCGTTATTGCGCGGCAGCCCCTCGCCCCCGCAGGACACCTCACCGGACCGGGTGTACGGCACGACCCGCCGGATCGGCTGGAACTGCTTGCCGGAGGCGCGGAACTGCGCTGTCCAGTAGCGCTGGGCGATGCCGACCGCGTCGGAGAAGTCCTGCTTGAACTCGGCCACGCTGGTGGTGCCGTCGGCCCGGGTCGAGGCCGCCCCCGGGGAGGCCGGCTGGCCGCTCTGCCGCGGGCGGGGCTGCTCCGGCTCGCCCTGGTCCAGCCCGCCGCCCATGCAGCCGGCCGCCACGACCACGGCGACCAGCAGCCCGGCGATCGGTCCCGGCCGCTGGCGTCCCGCGTTCTCCCCCACCGATGCCTCCCCGGCTGATCCGCTGTGTGAGCGCAGTACCCCGACCGTGCGCCGTTGATGCCATCCGGGATCACGTGCGCAGGCCGGACTTCGTTCAGCCGGGGGCGGTGAACGGCGGCAACCGGACAGCCGCCGGCTGCCGGTGCCGCGCCGCGTCAGCCGGTGAAGCCGTGGCCGCCGTTGTTCCAGCCGTCGTGCTGCGCGTGCTCCCGCTCGGCCGCCCGCCGGTGCTGCTCTCCCCGGGCCGCCCGGACCGCCGCCGGGTCCTCGTCGGTGGCACGCCGGCGCCGGTCCCGCCAGGAGACGAACCCGACCATCACGGCCACGACCGCGGCCAGCACCGCCAGCGTCACGAGGATCGTCGTCATGCGGCCACTGTAGGACCGCCCCGCACGCCTGGTCACCGCTACGCTGCGGCGGTGATCGACACCGATTTCGACGCGCACGAACGGTCCCGGTGGGCGGGCCGCGCCGAGGCGTACGCGCGCAGCTTCGGCCGGCTCTGCGCGTATCCGGCGGGGGCGCTGCTGGACGCGGCGGGCGTCCGGACCGGACGGCGGGTGATCGACGTGGGCACCGGACCGGGCACCGTCGCGGCGGCGGCCCTGGGCCGCGGCGCCGAGGTGGTGGCGGTCGACGCGGAGCCCGGCATGCTCGACGCGGCCCGGCGGGCCGCACCCGGCGCCGAGGTCCGCGCGGCGGTGCTGCCGTGCCTGCCGGTCCCGTCCGGCGACTTCGACGCGGCGGTGGCGAACTTCGTGCTCAACCATGTCGGCGACCCGGCCGCCGGCGTGGCCGAGCTGCGCCGGGTGGTCCGCCCCGGCGGCCGGGTGGCGGTGACCGTCTGGCCGTTCCCGCAGCCGCCCCTGCAACGACTCTGGGGTGCGGCGCTCGCCGCGGCCGGCGTCGCGACACCGCCCGACCTGCCCCGGGTCGCGCCCGAGCGGGACTTCCCCCGCACCGAGGCGGGCCTGGCCGGGCTGCTGGCCGCCGCCGGGCTGGCCGAGGCGCGGTGCGGGACGCTGACCTGGGCGCACCGCACCGACCCGGAGGACTGGTGGGCCGGTCCGGCGGCCGGCATCAGCACCATCGGCCACGTGCTGGAACGGCAGCCGCCGGCCACGCGCGAGCGCGTCCGCCGGGAGTACGACCGGCTCGCCGCGCCCTACCGGCAGGACGACGGCAGCCTGGCGCTGCCCACCGCCGCGCTGCTCGCCTCGGGCCGGGTCGACTGATCCGCCCGTGGGCTGGTCTCCGGGGCGCCTCGCGGCTCCGACGTCCCGGCCGGACGGTTGCCCGAGGGCCCGGCCGGCGTCCGTCCACTGCCCCGGCGCCGCCCCACGGGTGGGTCGCGGACGCGCGGATGCGGACGCCCCGGCCGGGGCGCCTGCGGTGTGGCGTGGCCTCAGTCCAGGCCGCGCATGATGTGCGGTTCGCCGTCGTCGTCACCGAAGCAGCGGTGCAGCGTCTGCGCCCGGGCCCACAGGTCCAGGCTGCTCGGCGGCCCGACCTGCGGTGGACCCGCCGGCGCGTTCAGCACGGGGGCCGGGTCCGGCGGAACCTTCGAAGCGATGTCGTCGGTCATCTCCGCCCCTTTCGTCGTACCCCCATGCTCGTCCTCGGACGTCACAGCCGCATCTCTCGGACTGCCCCGCCGTGGACGGCGACCGCGGCACGCGCTGCGGGTCGGGGGCGCTTACCCGCCCGGGCCGGGCCGGTAACCCGTACTCCGGTCACCGTAGCGGGCGGGGCCGGGCCGCACAGCGGGTTTCCCGCGCCCGGCGGTCAACGGCGGGCGTCGAGGAGCCGGTCGAGGTTCGACGCGGTGCTGATGAGGGACAGGTGGCTGAACGCCTGCGGGAAGTTGCCGGCCTGCTCCCCGGACGGGGTGATCTCCTCCGAGTAGAGGCCGACCTGGCTGCTGTAGGTGAGCATCTTCTCGAAGGTCAACTGCGCGTCGTCGAGCCGGCCGGACTCGGCCAGGGCCTGCACGTACCAGAAGGTGCACATGGTGAAGGTGCTCTCCCCGCCGGAGAGGCCGTCCGCCGTGGCGCCCGGGTCGTACCGGTAGACCAGGCTGTCGGAGACCAGGTCGGCGTCGATGGCCCGCAGCGTCGACTGCCACATCGGATCGGTCGGGGCGATGAAGCCGAGCGAGGGCATGGCGAGCAGCGCCGCGTCGAGCACGTCGGTCGCGAAGTGCTGAACGAACGCTGCCCGTCCTGAGTGGTAGCCGCGCGCCATGATCTGCTCGTAGATCCGGTTCCGGGTGTCCGTCCACCGGACGGTGTCGGCGGGGCGCCCGTTGCGGTGGGCCAGCCGGACGGCCCGGTCGAGGGCCACCCACGACATCAGTCGCCCGTAGGTGAAGTCCTGGCGACCGGCCCGCGTCTCCCAGATCCCGTCCTCGGGCTGGTCCCAGTGCGCGCAGAGCCAGTCCATCGTCCGGACCAGGTCAAGCCAGCCCTCGTGAGGGCTCTTCAGGCCGTGCTCGTTGGCGAGGTGCAGGGAGTTGAGTACCTCGCCGTAGATGTCGAGCTGCAGTTGGTCCGCCGCGCCGTTGCCGATCCGCACCGGCGCGGACCCGCGGTAGCCCTCGAAGTGGTCGAGCACCTCCTCGGTGAGTGCCGGTGAGCCGTCGACGCGGTACATGATCTGCAACGGCACGCCTGCGTCCTGGGCGTCACGGAGGCGGGCGTCGACCCATTGCTGGTACTGCACGGCCTCGTCGGTGAAGCCCAGGCTGAGCAGGGCGTGCACCGAGAAGGCCGCGTCCCGGATCCAGGTGTAGCGGTAGTCCCAGTTGCGTTCGCCGCCCACTCGTTCGGGCAGCCCGGCGGTGGGGGCGGCGATCAGCGCGCCGGTCGGCGCGTACGTCATGAGTTTCAGCGTCATGGCGGACCGCTCGACCATCTCCCGCCACCGCCCCGTGTAGCAGGAGCGGCCGATCCAGCGCCGCCAGAAGTCCCGCGTCTGTTCGAGCAGCTCGCGCGCCTCCTCGGGCGGGTAGAGACGCGGTGGTCCCGGCGATCCCGTCTCCAGGATCACGCCGCCGGCCTCGCCCTCGTGCAGGGTGGCGACCAGGTGGATGCCCTCCTCGGTCCGCTGGAACTCGTGCTCGTCGGACAGGCGCTCGGCGTACCGGATGGGATTCAGGGTGAGGGATTGACCGGGACTGCGAAAGACCGTGCCGGACGGGTGCACCTCGAGCACGTGCCCGTCCCGCCCGTAGTTGAACCGGGGGTGGCACTCCAATCGGAACCGCATGCTGCCGCGGACCATCCGCAGCATCCGGACCAGCCGGTGGTGGTCGGTGGCCCGGTCGCCCGCGACCGGCATGAAGTCCACCAGCTCGCCCACACCGTCGGCGCTGAGGAAGCGGGTGATGAGGATCGGGGTCCCGGGTAGGTAGAGCTGCTTGCTGGTGTAGTCCACACCGTCCGGCGTGATCTGGAAATGGCCGCCCCGACGGCGGTCGAGCAGCCCGCCGAAGATGCTCGGCGAGTCGAACCGGGGCGCGCAGAACCAGTCCAGCGTGCCGTCCTTCGCGATCAGCGCTGCCGTCTGCAGGTCGCCGATGAGGCCGTGGTCCTCCACCGCGGGGTACGAGTCCACCAGGACCTCCACCTCGTCTCGCCGTTGCTCCCGGCGTCTACCCCGGTCCCGCCGCCACACACCTGAGCACCCGGCAGCTCGCCCGGTTCGGCGCGGCCCGCGGCGTCCGTCCGGTTTCGGTCATCCACTGTTCACGGAACTTGATCTAGACCGTCACTTCCATCTCTGTCTATATGGATGCCACACGCCAATCCCATCCGGATGGAGTCCCATGACCCGCACCCTGCGCGCCACGGCCATCAGCCTCGCCGCGATCCTGGCCGCCACCCTCGGCCTCACCCCGCCCGCCCCGGCCGCCGGCTACTCCGCCTCCCTGACCACCGCCGTCGCCGGCCTCCCCGTGGCCACCGAGGTCCGCACCGGCTACAGCCGCGACCTCTTCCCACACTGGATCGACGCCGACGGCGACGGCTGCACCACCCGCAACGAGGTCCTCCTGGCCGAGGCCACCACCAAGCCCACGATCAGCGGCACCTGCACCCTGTCCGGCGGCCGCTGGTACTCCTACTACGACAACGCCTACTGGACGCTCACCGGCGACCTCGACATCGACCACATGGTGCCGCTCGCCGAGGCCTGGGACTCCGGCGCCCGCGCCTGGACCACCAGCCGCCGCCAGGCGTACGCGAACGACCTGGGCGACTCCCGCGCGCTGGCCGCGGTCACCGACAACGTCAACCAGGCCAAGGGCGACCAGGACCCGGCCACCTGGCTGCCGTCGTACGCCTCCGCCCGCTGCCGCTACGTCGGCGAGTGGGTGGGGGTGAAGGTACGGTGGCGCCTCACCGTGGACAGCGCCGAGAAGAGCGCCCTGACCAGCTGGGCGAACAACTGCCCCGCCGCCACGATCTCGGTCACCTACGCGTACTGACGCTCTGCTTGGATCCTGGAGGGTTGCCGTTCGGAGCGGACGTCAACTCTCCAAGATCTACGCGGGGACGGGGAGGCGAAAGATGGAGTCGCAGTCCACGGTCGGCGCGGACGCTGTCGCCCGGGCACGTGAGCTGGCACTGGCCAAGCAGTACGAGCCCGCAGTCGCCATCCTGCGTGAACATCTGACGACGCATCCGGACGACGCCGTTGCCTGGCGCCGCCTCGCCGGCGCCCTGCTCGGCTGCGACCGCCCCGCGGCAGCGGTCGAGGCGGCCGGTCGAGCGATGGACCTCGCCCCCGACGACGTGGTGGCGCACCGCCACCGGGCACTGGCTCTCCACATGCTCGGGCGGCACCCTGAGTCGTACGCCGACGCGAAGCGCGCGGTGGAGCTCGCACCCGATGACGACGAGGCGCTCAGCCTGCTCGCCCTGAACGTCCTCAACGTCGATCGCGACCCGGCCCGAGCCCGGGCACTGGCCCGGCGGGCGCTCACCGCGAATCCCGACAGCCTGCCGGCCCGGGATGTGGCCAGGGTCTGCCGGAGGATCCGCCGCACCACCACGACGACCGCGCTGTTCCTCGCGGCCGCCCCGGCCGGGATGGCGCTGATGGGTCTGTGGCTCATCACATACGACACCGGCAGCGCGGGCGACCGTCGCTGGATCACCTGGCCGGCCGTCGCGGCCGGCGCCACCGTCCTTCTCAGCCTGCTGCTGGGACGGTCGCGCCGCACCGCGCCTCCGATGCTCACACCGCCCCAGATGCTCGCGACGATGAGCACCTCCGGCATCGCCGCGGCCGGTGCGGCGTACGGCGGCACCCGATCGCTGCCCGCCGCGGGCGCCGTCGGCCTCGTCGCGCTCGTCATCTCCGGCGGCTACTCGTTCCTCCTCCTCCGCGCGGCGCGGCGTGGCGCCGTGGCGGAGAAGCGGAAGAGGGCCGTCCGGTCCGCCGACCGGAACTCCTGACGCCCCAGCTCTCCCGGGTTCGCTGCGGTCCACACTCGCCGCCGCCGGGATCGTCACACCCGTCGGGCATGGTGGCGGTCTGGTCGAGGCCGGTGTGGCATCGACCTCACGAACGTGGAGGAAACCGTGGTGGTCACCGCCGATGATCTCGACGCCGCGCTGTCGAGGGTGGTCGCCGGCCTGCGACCGGCGACCGGCCTGGACTGGTCCGCGCGCGCCGGCGGTCTCGAGTGGGACTGCTGGCACACCGCCGAGCACGTCGGCGACTGTCTGATGTCGTTCGCCGCCCAACTCGTGGCCCGGCCCGAGGAACGGTATGTGCGCTTCATGGCGATCGTCGACAAGGACGCCTCTCCCGCCGAGGTGCTGGAGTTCGCCGAGACCGGCGGCCGCATCCTGGCCGCCACAGTCCGCACGTCGGGACCGGACGTTCGGGCCTACCACCCCACCGGTCACGCCGATCCGGAGGGCTTCGCCGCGATGGGGTGCGCCGAGGCGTTGCTGCACGGCGACGACATCGCGCGGGGCCTCGGCCTCGCCATCGATCCACCGCCGGGCGTGTGCGACCGGGTACTCGCCCGGCTGTTTCCCGAGGCGGCGCAGGACCTCGGCGGGGTCGACCCGTGGGCGGCACTGCGGTGGTGCACCGGCCGGACCGCGCTGCCCGGGCATCCTCGGCGACAGGAATGGCGCTGGCGCGGCGCTCCACCGGCCAGTCAGGCCGTGATGCCTCGGCCAGGTGGCGAGGGCCGCAAGGATCGCGCAGTCTGGCTAAGCTCCCGCTCATGAGTGAGACGGCGCCCGAGCCTTCCCCGTCCGTAGCGCCCACCGAGGCCGAGGCCCTGCTGTCCGTCCTGGACCGCAACCGCCGGACCTTCGCCTGGAAGACGTCGGGGCTCGACGCGGACGGTCTGCAGGCGACCACGGCGGCCAGTGCCATGACGATCGGTGGTCTCGTCAAGCACATGGCACTGGTCGAGGCGGACTGGCTGGCGGTCAAGCTCGCCGGGCTCGACTACGGCGCACCCTGGGACGCCGTGGATTTCGACGCCGATCCCGACTGGGAATGGCGCACCGGGGCGCTGGATGCTCCGGAAGACATCCACGCGCTGTGGCGGGACGCGGTCGAGCGCTCGCGCACGGTCGTCGACGACGTCATCACGGAGCGCGGGCTCGACGGACCGGCGTCCTTCACCTGGCCCGACGGTCGCACACCCTCCGTGCGCGCCATGCTGTTGGACATGGTGGAGGAGTACGCACGGCACACCGGCCATGCCGACATCCTCCGGGAAGCGATCGATGGTCGAGTCGGCGAGAGCGCGCCTCCGGACTTCACCGTCTGACGTCCACCTGCCGCCGAGCGAAGGTCACTGGCGTTGGTGCGCGTCGCGCGGCCCGGCGACGGCATGATCTTGGCATTGCCGATCTTGTATGCGAGGCTTCGGCGGTGACCCACTTCAGCGTCCGCTCCGCCACCCAGGCCGACGACGAATTCATGGTCGACATGCTCGCGGAGGCCATGAACTGGCTGCCGGAACGCAACTGGTCCCGCGACCAGATCATGGCGGACCCTCAGCTGGCTCACTATGTCGCCGGTTGGATGCGGCCGAACGACGTCGGCCTGGTCGCCGTGGACCCGGCCGACCGGCCCGTCGGCGCGGCCTGGCTCCGATACCTGACCGCCGCCGATCAGGGCTACGGGTACGTGGGTGACGACGTGCCGGAGCTGACCATCGGCGTGGTGGAACCCTGGCGAGGCCGCGGTGTGGGCCGGGCGCTCCTGCGCGCTGTCCTGGACACCGCGCGGGAACATGGCATCCCCAGGGTGTCGCTGAGCGTGGAGCGGGCGAACTTCGCCGCGAGGCTGTACGCCGCTGAAGGGTTCCGCACGGTCGACTCGTTCGAGGACGCGGACACGATGGTCGCGGAGATCGGGGCCTGACGCTCGGCGCTGTTCAGCCGGTTGCCGAGGACGGGTTCACGACCTGGTACATGGCGTGGTCCTGCCACCGGCCGGCGATGTTGAGGTATTCCGGCGCCATGCCGTACCGCACGAACCCGTTGCGTTCCAGAACCGCCTGCGACCTGACGTTGTGCAGCAGGGTCTCTGCCTGCACCCGGTGCAGCCCCAACTCCTCGAAGGCCACCCGCACGATCTCACGCACGGCACGGCTCGCGAACCCTCGGCCATTGTGGCTCGCGCTCACCCAGTAGCCCATGGCGCAGGACTGGAACGGGCCGCGCACGATGCCGTTGAGGGTGATCCGGCCGATCACGCGGCCGGAGTCGTCGAGGATGACGTGCGGCAGCTTCGAGCCCTGCTCGTGCTGCTGGAGATCGGCCTGGATGACGGCGTGCTGGCCGTCCGCGGTGAAGTAGTCGTCGCTCCGGACCGGGTCCCACGGCGCGAGGAACTCACGGTTGGCGCGGAGCAGCTCGGCCAGGGCCGGCGCGTCCTCCAGACTGATGAGTCGGGTGATGTTCACCGGCCCATTGTCCCGGCGCGCAGGTCCCCTCCCTCACCGGGACGGGCCGCGCGCCGGAGGCACGCCGCGCATCGCGGCGCTGTCCAGCCGGAACCACCTCGCCGACCGGATCCGCCACTGGATCAGCCGAGGTTCGCCATTCCCCGCCGCCTTCATTCCGAACTCGCCGCGGGCCGCGGTCCAGAATGGCGGGAACCCCAGCCGTGGCATGACGGCCGACGGCTGGGGAACGCCGTCAGGCCGGAAGCTCGATCATATCCACCAAAACCGTAGTGTAATTCGCCTGGACCGTTGATCTGAAGTTCCAAATCGCCGTGTCGTCGCCGGCGACCACCTGGATTCCGGACGGACTGGCGTAGAGGTTGCCGTTCGTTGTTCTCCAAGCCGTAGTGACCGTTTGGGGTCGGAGCAGGAGGTCGCAGTTCCCGTACCGCTGTTCGAGCTCTGCGCCCCACCACTTGAAACTTGTGTTGCAGGAGTAAACGCTACCGGCGGTCTTGTACTGCGTGTACCAGTTGTTGAGGTACGTGTTTGCACAGGTTGCCGTGCTGTAATTCACGCCCTCCCACGTCCCGTCGAAGTACCAACTCACGTAATTCCCGGGGGCAACCGTCTTGCAGCTGTTGCCGTAGAAAACGATAGAGGCACTGCTGTAATAAGGAGCAACGGAAACGGTGCTTGATCCACAGTTCTTGTAGTACTGGCGCATCGGGTTACCCTGAGGCGAGCCCGGGTTGAATGATGTCCAGCACGGAACGGCGGCATTGGCGGGACTGGCCGCTACGGTCGTCGAAAGAGCCATCAGGACGCCCGCGATGAACATCGAGAAACGTTTCTTCATTTTCCACCTTCCGTGATGATCATGGCATGGTGGATCATGGCACAGATCCTTGCAGGCCGATGTCCGCAGCGACATAAGATCATCAAGCGACTTCAATACTGGCATCCCCGGCATTGCCAGGTCTCCGTGTGCCGCCCGCGCCATCGAAGGCGTACCGCATCACCAAAGAGGAACGATCGTGGCAGGGGCCTACGTCGGCACCGAAGGCGTGTCCGCTGATGCCGGCTCAACCGGAGGCCGCCCCCGCGACGTGTCGTGATGCGGGCAGCGCACATCCGCTGATCACTTGGCGTAGCAATGTGGAAAGACCCT is part of the Micromonospora halotolerans genome and encodes:
- a CDS encoding neutral zinc metallopeptidase — protein: MEQRRPRLHRLTRRGTGSRRLSGCRRSPPPAERSPACARDPGWHQRRTVGVLRSHSGSAGEASVGENAGRQRPGPIAGLLVAVVVAAGCMGGGLDQGEPEQPRPRQSGQPASPGAASTRADGTTSVAEFKQDFSDAVGIAQRYWTAQFRASGKQFQPIRRVVPYTRSGEVSCGGEGLPRNNAVYCSAGDFIAYDVNWSVGAFRQVGDAFLFYLLGHEYAHGVQVRLGIRYNFTIQQELQADCMAGAYIGDNVRSGALTLAEGDLDEFREGLLAVGDDPDQPWFAEGSHGTAEQRSESFFRGYENSLDACDLG
- a CDS encoding class I SAM-dependent methyltransferase, with product MIDTDFDAHERSRWAGRAEAYARSFGRLCAYPAGALLDAAGVRTGRRVIDVGTGPGTVAAAALGRGAEVVAVDAEPGMLDAARRAAPGAEVRAAVLPCLPVPSGDFDAAVANFVLNHVGDPAAGVAELRRVVRPGGRVAVTVWPFPQPPLQRLWGAALAAAGVATPPDLPRVAPERDFPRTEAGLAGLLAAAGLAEARCGTLTWAHRTDPEDWWAGPAAGISTIGHVLERQPPATRERVRREYDRLAAPYRQDDGSLALPTAALLASGRVD
- a CDS encoding glycoside hydrolase family 15 protein yields the protein MDSYPAVEDHGLIGDLQTAALIAKDGTLDWFCAPRFDSPSIFGGLLDRRRGGHFQITPDGVDYTSKQLYLPGTPILITRFLSADGVGELVDFMPVAGDRATDHHRLVRMLRMVRGSMRFRLECHPRFNYGRDGHVLEVHPSGTVFRSPGQSLTLNPIRYAERLSDEHEFQRTEEGIHLVATLHEGEAGGVILETGSPGPPRLYPPEEARELLEQTRDFWRRWIGRSCYTGRWREMVERSAMTLKLMTYAPTGALIAAPTAGLPERVGGERNWDYRYTWIRDAAFSVHALLSLGFTDEAVQYQQWVDARLRDAQDAGVPLQIMYRVDGSPALTEEVLDHFEGYRGSAPVRIGNGAADQLQLDIYGEVLNSLHLANEHGLKSPHEGWLDLVRTMDWLCAHWDQPEDGIWETRAGRQDFTYGRLMSWVALDRAVRLAHRNGRPADTVRWTDTRNRIYEQIMARGYHSGRAAFVQHFATDVLDAALLAMPSLGFIAPTDPMWQSTLRAIDADLVSDSLVYRYDPGATADGLSGGESTFTMCTFWYVQALAESGRLDDAQLTFEKMLTYSSQVGLYSEEITPSGEQAGNFPQAFSHLSLISTASNLDRLLDARR
- a CDS encoding HNH endonuclease family protein, encoding MTRTLRATAISLAAILAATLGLTPPAPAAGYSASLTTAVAGLPVATEVRTGYSRDLFPHWIDADGDGCTTRNEVLLAEATTKPTISGTCTLSGGRWYSYYDNAYWTLTGDLDIDHMVPLAEAWDSGARAWTTSRRQAYANDLGDSRALAAVTDNVNQAKGDQDPATWLPSYASARCRYVGEWVGVKVRWRLTVDSAEKSALTSWANNCPAATISVTYAY
- a CDS encoding DinB family protein — translated: MSETAPEPSPSVAPTEAEALLSVLDRNRRTFAWKTSGLDADGLQATTAASAMTIGGLVKHMALVEADWLAVKLAGLDYGAPWDAVDFDADPDWEWRTGALDAPEDIHALWRDAVERSRTVVDDVITERGLDGPASFTWPDGRTPSVRAMLLDMVEEYARHTGHADILREAIDGRVGESAPPDFTV
- a CDS encoding GNAT family N-acetyltransferase, which translates into the protein MTHFSVRSATQADDEFMVDMLAEAMNWLPERNWSRDQIMADPQLAHYVAGWMRPNDVGLVAVDPADRPVGAAWLRYLTAADQGYGYVGDDVPELTIGVVEPWRGRGVGRALLRAVLDTAREHGIPRVSLSVERANFAARLYAAEGFRTVDSFEDADTMVAEIGA
- a CDS encoding GNAT family N-acetyltransferase; translated protein: MNITRLISLEDAPALAELLRANREFLAPWDPVRSDDYFTADGQHAVIQADLQQHEQGSKLPHVILDDSGRVIGRITLNGIVRGPFQSCAMGYWVSASHNGRGFASRAVREIVRVAFEELGLHRVQAETLLHNVRSQAVLERNGFVRYGMAPEYLNIAGRWQDHAMYQVVNPSSATG